In the Wyeomyia smithii strain HCP4-BCI-WySm-NY-G18 chromosome 2, ASM2978416v1, whole genome shotgun sequence genome, one interval contains:
- the LOC129720809 gene encoding 27 kDa glycoprotein-like isoform X1 encodes MSTKLLSLLIVTAFAPQFILGFGTYQFDKKLLTYEVSSIDTSDRIVNYDEIGKAVKDKCVKASDTGAPYEQVKQSTRDLSNCWKELVDVYDFVREVEEAKPTGNFHTVFNKYCRKQNTLLECINTFTNTLDPYLDNEEKRHKGQIVDLFRHLLNFNCDNDGDQMTLFITGKGPECFKEQKDDLIQCVNGTFTRHSLDDNMTTTTVPLVIGPNQYETLHTLQAYLVRELKQCQESTPATFGNVLHIHDEGFTM; translated from the exons ATGAGCACTAAACTTCTATCGCTGCTGATCGTTACAGCCTTTG CACCCCAGTTTATCCTCGGTTTCGGAACGTACCAATTTGACAAGAAACTTTTGACATATGAAGTATCGTCAATCGATACATCGGATCGAATTGTAAACTATGACGAAATCGGAAAAGCTGTAAAGGATAAATGTGTCAAAGCTAGCGACACAGGAGCTCCCTACGAGCAGGTTAAACAAAGTACCCGGGATCTCTCCAATTGCTGGAAAGAACTAGTCGATGTGTATGATTTCGTCCGAGAAGTCGAAGAGGCTAAACCGACTGGTAATTTTCACACCGTATTCAACAAGTACTGCCGCAAACAAAACACCCTGCTAGAGTGCATAAACACCTTTACGAACACGCTCGATCCCTATTTGGATAATGAAGAGAAACGACACAAAGGACAGATAGTGGATTTGTTCAGACATTTGCTGAACTTTAACTGTGATAATGATGGTGACCAAATGACGC TATTCATCACTGGGAAGGGGCCGGAATGTTTCAAAGAGCAAAAAGACGACTTGATCCAGTGCGTGAACGGGACCTTCACCAGGCATTCTCTGGACGATAATATGACAACTACAACGGTTCCGTTGGTCATTGGTCCAAATCAGTACGA AACCCTTCACACATTGCAGGCCTATTTAGTAAGGGAACTGAAGCAGTGCCAGGAGTCAACCCCAGCTACTTTTGGGAATGTTTTACACATCCATGATGAAGGGTTCACCATGTGA
- the LOC129720809 gene encoding 27 kDa glycoprotein-like isoform X2 yields MSTKLLSLLIVTAFAPQFILGFGTYQFDKKLLTYEVSSIDTSDRIVNYDEIGKAVKDKCVKASDTGAPYEQVKQSTRDLSNCWKELVDVYDFVREVEEAKPTGNFHTVFNKYCRKQNTLLECINTFTNTLDPYLDNEEKRHKGQIVDLFRHLLNFNCDNDGDQMTLFITGKGPECFKEQKDDLIQCVNGTFTRHSLDDNMTTTTVPLVIGPNQYEPI; encoded by the exons ATGAGCACTAAACTTCTATCGCTGCTGATCGTTACAGCCTTTG CACCCCAGTTTATCCTCGGTTTCGGAACGTACCAATTTGACAAGAAACTTTTGACATATGAAGTATCGTCAATCGATACATCGGATCGAATTGTAAACTATGACGAAATCGGAAAAGCTGTAAAGGATAAATGTGTCAAAGCTAGCGACACAGGAGCTCCCTACGAGCAGGTTAAACAAAGTACCCGGGATCTCTCCAATTGCTGGAAAGAACTAGTCGATGTGTATGATTTCGTCCGAGAAGTCGAAGAGGCTAAACCGACTGGTAATTTTCACACCGTATTCAACAAGTACTGCCGCAAACAAAACACCCTGCTAGAGTGCATAAACACCTTTACGAACACGCTCGATCCCTATTTGGATAATGAAGAGAAACGACACAAAGGACAGATAGTGGATTTGTTCAGACATTTGCTGAACTTTAACTGTGATAATGATGGTGACCAAATGACGC TATTCATCACTGGGAAGGGGCCGGAATGTTTCAAAGAGCAAAAAGACGACTTGATCCAGTGCGTGAACGGGACCTTCACCAGGCATTCTCTGGACGATAATATGACAACTACAACGGTTCCGTTGGTCATTGGTCCAAATCAGTACGA GCCTATTTAG